The following coding sequences lie in one Heyndrickxia oleronia genomic window:
- the norA gene encoding multidrug efflux MFS transporter NorA: MQNRNIMLAILLINLFIVFLGIGLVIPVTPTIMNELHISGSVVGYMVAFFALTQLILSPIAGRWVDRFGRKRMIIIGLIIFGISEFLFGIGKTIEVLFISRMLGGVSAAFIMPAVTAFIADITTVKGRSKAMGYMSAAISTGFIIGPGLGGFLGEIGTRLPFFFAAGFAVVTAIISITVLHEPERNSEKEEETGQNKGWKRIFVPIYLISFIIIFIFSFGLASFESLFSLFVDHKFGFSPKDIAIVVTGGGIVGAIFQVGLFDRLTKWLGEIRLIRYCLIISAILVFLVTIVNTYFTILLVTVTVFVGFDLMRPAVTTYLSKIAGDEQGFVGGMNSMFTSIGNVIGPIIGGILFDFNLNYPFYFATVLLAVGVGISFAWKRREYHTT, translated from the coding sequence ATGCAAAATCGAAACATAATGTTAGCCATATTATTAATCAATCTATTCATTGTCTTCTTAGGAATTGGTCTTGTTATTCCAGTTACTCCTACAATCATGAATGAGTTACATATTTCCGGATCTGTTGTCGGCTATATGGTAGCATTTTTTGCTCTTACACAGTTAATTTTGTCACCAATTGCTGGTCGTTGGGTAGACCGCTTTGGGAGAAAAAGAATGATTATTATCGGTTTAATCATTTTTGGAATCTCGGAGTTCTTATTTGGGATTGGGAAAACAATTGAGGTACTTTTTATTTCACGTATGCTTGGCGGTGTCAGTGCGGCATTCATTATGCCGGCAGTTACAGCGTTTATTGCAGATATAACGACGGTTAAGGGACGCTCAAAAGCGATGGGGTATATGTCTGCCGCTATTTCGACAGGTTTTATTATCGGACCTGGACTGGGTGGCTTTTTAGGAGAGATTGGTACCCGCCTGCCGTTCTTCTTTGCTGCAGGTTTTGCAGTAGTAACGGCTATCATATCGATCACTGTACTTCATGAACCGGAAAGAAATTCTGAAAAGGAAGAGGAAACAGGACAAAACAAAGGGTGGAAACGTATTTTTGTACCGATCTATCTTATATCTTTTATCATCATTTTTATTTTTTCATTTGGTTTAGCTTCCTTTGAATCGCTGTTTTCATTATTTGTCGATCATAAATTCGGTTTTTCACCGAAGGATATTGCGATAGTAGTAACAGGTGGTGGGATAGTTGGGGCGATTTTTCAAGTTGGTTTATTTGATCGTCTAACGAAATGGCTGGGAGAAATTCGTTTAATTCGTTACTGCCTAATTATCTCGGCAATTCTTGTATTTTTAGTAACAATCGTGAATACCTATTTTACCATCTTACTTGTTACAGTCACTGTATTTGTTGGATTTGATTTGATGCGTCCGGCTGTAACCACATATTTATCAAAAATTGCCGGTGATGAGCAAGGTTTTGTCGGTGGAATGAACTCCATGTTCACTAGCATTGGTAATGTCATTGGACCAATAATAGGCGGAATATTATTTGATTTTAATTTAAACTACCCTTTTTATTTTGCAACTGTCCTATTAGCTGTTGGAGTTGGGATTTCGTTTGCATGGAAAAGAAGGGAGTACCACACGACATAA
- a CDS encoding threonine aldolase family protein: MINFQSDYLEGCHPKILEKLVETNFRQSSGYGNDEYSKDAIFKIKAACNKEDIDVHFLVGGTQANSIIIASILRPHQGVVSAISGHISTNEAGAIEATGHKVLTLPSEDGKIRAEQVEELYYAHWNSPIREAVVQPGMVYISNPTEMGTLYTKAELESLSKVCRDLNLPLFLDGARLGYGLTSPYNDVTLKDIAHLCDVFYIGGTKCGALFGEAVVISSNPLKRDFRYIMKQRGGVLAKGRLLGIQFGTLFEDELYLKICGSAVEYALKLRQAFEEKGIELYGNSLANQQFPILTNTQMDVLRKNYGFEVWGKLDENYTITRFCTSWATKLEDIEALIKDVKLL; this comes from the coding sequence GTGATAAATTTTCAAAGTGATTATTTGGAAGGGTGCCATCCGAAAATTTTAGAAAAATTAGTAGAGACGAATTTTAGGCAATCTTCAGGATATGGGAATGATGAGTATTCGAAGGATGCTATTTTTAAAATAAAGGCTGCCTGTAATAAAGAAGATATAGATGTGCATTTTTTGGTAGGAGGAACACAGGCCAATTCTATTATTATTGCATCTATATTGCGCCCACATCAGGGAGTAGTGAGTGCTATTTCTGGGCATATATCCACAAATGAAGCGGGGGCAATCGAGGCTACCGGACATAAAGTACTTACACTTCCTAGCGAGGATGGGAAGATTCGGGCTGAACAAGTAGAAGAATTGTACTATGCACATTGGAATAGTCCAATTCGTGAAGCGGTTGTACAGCCTGGGATGGTGTACATCTCTAATCCTACTGAAATGGGTACCTTGTATACGAAAGCTGAATTGGAATCATTAAGTAAGGTGTGTAGAGATTTGAATCTTCCATTATTTTTAGACGGTGCTAGGTTGGGTTATGGTCTTACAAGTCCATATAATGATGTAACACTTAAGGATATCGCTCATTTATGTGACGTCTTTTATATTGGTGGCACAAAATGTGGGGCGCTTTTTGGTGAAGCGGTTGTGATTAGTTCCAATCCATTAAAAAGAGACTTCCGCTATATTATGAAACAACGTGGTGGTGTACTTGCAAAAGGAAGGCTATTAGGGATTCAGTTTGGTACACTCTTTGAAGACGAGCTATATTTAAAAATTTGTGGAAGTGCTGTAGAGTACGCATTAAAATTGCGGCAGGCATTTGAAGAAAAAGGAATCGAGCTTTACGGGAACTCGCTAGCGAATCAACAATTTCCAATTTTAACAAATACACAAATGGATGTCCTTAGAAAGAATTATGGTTTTGAGGTATGGGGTAAGTTAGATGAAAATTATACGATTACCCGTTTCTGTACAAGCTGGGCAACTAAATTAGAGGATATTGAAGCACTAATTAAAGATGTAAAATTATTGTAG
- a CDS encoding PucR family transcriptional regulator — MKRNGVTVKDLLQLPSFRGAEVLTGKNNLNRTVSSLSVLEVSNVDFFSQIIQSVQDEWYAEELVISSFYSIRDSVEKQCEAIQHLHDLGELGLILYYVGIVLPEIPDEVLQLADSQGFIIICMPKNDYSLRYNEVIYEVMESIVSNQAVNDHFVKETLEKVSLLPEHLQSVEITLKMLSDRLKANILLTNTNFEIVNQVMWPRNSSLDVSEIIQEYTRSDLNGGKGTQELERTVPNGFVEHKSIHQKNGEMLHLFLIKENTRLQAKIIEKISEIVQVAINLWGDKHDEVSEYALVKAIINDESEKMRRLAKKLHIDVSAIQMMWLVYINDLSEEREIREELEEQLSKYYKTRVIQNIDQCIVVLLGNCLYKYNEFDIASEFIETTNYFSQLSEIVYSPKMRHTTDVRRMYQLVNQVGKKVHSIYPKRKLYTAAEVRSMKRAIDFSKQGEEMIEECFSVISPILNDEESMRTLMTFLLDANGNFDTCGKLLYIHKNTVKYRIKKISEQIGNDVTMYSEFYDVYIACMIYRLINNDIF, encoded by the coding sequence GTGAAAAGAAATGGGGTAACGGTAAAAGATTTGCTACAATTGCCATCATTTAGAGGGGCAGAAGTGTTGACCGGTAAAAATAATCTTAATCGAACCGTCTCCTCTTTATCCGTGTTAGAAGTTTCAAATGTAGATTTTTTCTCTCAGATTATTCAATCTGTTCAGGATGAGTGGTACGCGGAAGAACTAGTTATTAGCTCATTTTATTCAATTAGAGATAGTGTTGAAAAACAATGTGAAGCGATTCAGCACTTACATGATCTAGGGGAATTAGGGCTTATCTTATATTATGTGGGAATCGTCCTGCCAGAGATACCTGATGAAGTTCTGCAATTAGCAGATTCCCAGGGCTTTATAATCATTTGTATGCCGAAAAACGATTATTCACTTCGTTATAATGAAGTGATTTATGAAGTAATGGAATCGATTGTAAGTAATCAAGCTGTGAATGATCATTTTGTTAAGGAGACACTAGAAAAGGTTTCCTTGTTGCCAGAACATCTGCAGAGTGTGGAAATCACACTTAAAATGTTATCGGATCGTCTGAAGGCGAATATCCTTTTGACAAATACCAATTTTGAGATTGTGAATCAAGTAATGTGGCCGCGTAATTCTTCTTTAGACGTGTCGGAAATCATTCAAGAATATACTCGATCGGATCTGAATGGGGGCAAGGGGACACAAGAATTAGAAAGAACGGTTCCCAATGGTTTTGTAGAACATAAAAGTATTCATCAAAAAAATGGAGAGATGCTTCATCTATTTCTTATTAAAGAGAATACGAGATTGCAGGCGAAAATTATAGAAAAAATCAGTGAAATCGTACAAGTTGCAATCAATTTATGGGGAGACAAGCATGATGAAGTGAGCGAGTATGCCTTGGTAAAAGCGATTATTAATGATGAAAGTGAAAAAATGCGTAGATTAGCAAAGAAGCTTCATATTGATGTCTCCGCTATTCAAATGATGTGGTTAGTTTATATAAACGATTTGTCGGAAGAACGGGAGATTAGAGAAGAGCTGGAAGAGCAGCTTTCGAAATATTATAAAACGAGAGTAATTCAAAACATCGATCAATGTATTGTAGTCCTTCTAGGAAATTGCTTATATAAATACAATGAGTTTGACATTGCTAGTGAGTTTATCGAAACGACGAATTACTTCTCTCAACTGTCGGAAATAGTCTATTCTCCAAAAATGAGACATACAACTGATGTTCGTCGTATGTATCAATTGGTCAATCAAGTAGGAAAAAAAGTACATTCAATCTATCCTAAGAGAAAACTGTATACAGCTGCAGAGGTTCGGTCAATGAAGCGTGCCATTGACTTCAGTAAGCAGGGAGAAGAAATGATTGAAGAATGTTTTTCAGTTATTTCTCCTATTCTAAATGATGAAGAATCTATGAGAACTTTGATGACCTTCCTCTTAGATGCAAATGGAAATTTTGATACATGTGGAAAGCTTTTATATATTCATAAAAATACAGTGAAATATCGGATCAAAAAGATTAGTGAACAGATCGGAAATGATGTAACGATGTATTCTGAATTTTATGATGTGTATATCGCTTGTATGATTTATCGATTAATTAACAATGACATTTTTTAA